The Streptomyces spororaveus genome includes a region encoding these proteins:
- a CDS encoding STM4014 family protein: protein MTDQAPPPRWAVVGNPENRRVALFSGAVRDAGLPAPRVVPWTDVLGAGGAAFADDEIVRIESPGENAAVDRLLRGAGDPTRVEGGARWYAAFMAAVRSLTGGLRLDDPAELAVLFDKRLCHEALARAGVPVPRSPTSGGGAPVRGWDDVRALMAAHAMPRVFLKPAHGSSASGVVAVETAPGGRIRATTSVESAEGGRLHNSLRVRRLTREPEVAALVDALAPDGLHLERWWPKASLGDGAADLRVVVVAGRATHAVVRTSRTPMTNLHLGGRRGDLAAAVRAAGPAWTEALRTCERAAACFPGTLCVGVDLLPAVGWRRFAVAEVNAFGDLLPGLTGLPGSGAEGRDTYAAQVAAAVRRHVQHHPTRNHRAPA from the coding sequence ATGACGGACCAGGCACCCCCGCCGCGCTGGGCGGTCGTCGGCAACCCGGAGAACCGGCGTGTCGCCCTGTTCTCCGGGGCGGTACGCGATGCCGGGCTGCCCGCTCCGCGCGTCGTGCCCTGGACGGACGTCCTCGGCGCGGGCGGCGCCGCCTTCGCCGACGACGAGATCGTACGGATCGAGTCGCCGGGGGAGAACGCCGCTGTGGACCGGCTGCTGCGCGGCGCCGGGGACCCCACCCGGGTGGAGGGCGGCGCCCGCTGGTACGCCGCCTTCATGGCGGCCGTCCGGTCGCTGACCGGAGGCCTGCGCCTCGACGATCCCGCCGAACTGGCGGTCCTCTTCGACAAGCGCCTGTGCCACGAGGCGCTCGCCCGCGCCGGGGTCCCCGTGCCGCGGTCCCCGACCTCCGGCGGCGGCGCTCCCGTGCGCGGCTGGGACGACGTCCGGGCCCTCATGGCCGCGCACGCGATGCCGCGGGTGTTCCTGAAGCCCGCCCACGGGTCCTCCGCCTCCGGTGTCGTCGCCGTCGAGACGGCCCCCGGGGGCCGGATCCGGGCGACCACCTCCGTGGAGAGCGCGGAGGGCGGCCGCCTGCACAACTCCCTGCGGGTACGCCGCCTCACGCGCGAGCCGGAGGTCGCCGCGCTGGTCGACGCCCTCGCGCCCGACGGTCTCCACCTCGAGCGCTGGTGGCCCAAGGCCTCCCTCGGGGACGGGGCGGCCGACCTGCGCGTCGTCGTCGTGGCCGGGCGGGCCACCCACGCCGTGGTCCGCACCAGCCGGACGCCCATGACCAACCTCCACCTCGGCGGCCGCCGCGGCGACCTCGCCGCCGCGGTCCGGGCCGCGGGCCCCGCCTGGACCGAGGCACTGCGGACCTGCGAGCGGGCCGCGGCCTGCTTCCCGGGCACCCTGTGCGTCGGTGTCGACCTGCTGCCCGCCGTCGGCTGGCGACGGTTCGCCGTCGCCGAGGTCAACGCCTTCGGCGACCTCCTGCCGGGCCTGACCGGACTGCCCGGCAGTGGCGCCGAGGGCCGGGACACCTATGCCGCGCAGGTGGCCGCCGCCGTCCGAAGACACGTACAGCACCACCCCACGAGGAACCACCGTGCACCCGCCTGA
- a CDS encoding STM4011 family radical SAM protein, which produces MDLTVLYRGPLASCDYACPYCPFAKRRDTTDQLRADRAALERFTGWARSRTGEDRLSLLFTPWGEGLVRSWYRRALVELSHQPHVDRVAIQTNLSCRTDWLAEADPATLALWCTYHPGQTPYDRFLSKVRDLAERGIRHSVGIVGLPENLEHARRLRAALPSHVYLWVNAADGHTYTDAEADTWTALDPLFPYSRHPHRSAGLPCRTGESVISVDGDGTVRRCHFVRAELGNLYDGTYRSALGPRPCPLTTCDCHIGYVHLETLPLYDVFAGGVLERVPAARTPLLPEALLWQRPVPRPGPAGGP; this is translated from the coding sequence GTGGACCTCACCGTGCTCTACCGGGGCCCGCTCGCCTCCTGCGACTACGCCTGCCCGTACTGCCCGTTCGCCAAGCGGCGCGACACCACGGACCAACTGCGCGCCGACCGGGCCGCCCTCGAACGGTTCACCGGCTGGGCGCGCTCGCGTACCGGGGAGGACCGGCTCTCCCTCCTGTTCACCCCGTGGGGCGAGGGGCTGGTCCGTTCCTGGTACCGCCGCGCCCTCGTCGAGCTCTCGCACCAGCCGCACGTCGACCGCGTCGCCATCCAGACCAACCTCAGCTGCCGCACGGACTGGCTGGCGGAGGCGGACCCGGCCACGCTCGCCCTGTGGTGCACCTACCACCCGGGGCAGACTCCGTACGACCGCTTCCTGTCCAAGGTGCGCGACCTCGCCGAGCGGGGCATCCGCCACAGCGTCGGGATCGTCGGCCTGCCCGAGAACCTGGAACACGCCCGGAGGCTGCGCGCCGCGCTGCCCTCCCACGTCTACCTGTGGGTGAACGCCGCCGACGGCCACACCTACACCGACGCCGAGGCCGACACGTGGACCGCTCTCGACCCGCTGTTCCCGTACAGCCGGCACCCGCACCGCTCGGCCGGACTGCCGTGCCGCACGGGCGAGTCGGTGATCTCGGTGGACGGCGACGGGACGGTCCGCCGCTGCCACTTCGTCCGCGCCGAGCTGGGCAACCTCTACGACGGCACCTACCGGTCCGCGCTCGGTCCCCGGCCGTGCCCGCTGACCACCTGCGACTGCCACATCGGCTACGTCCATCTGGAGACGCTGCCGCTCTACGACGTCTTCGCGGGGGGTGTCCTGGAACGCGTCCCGGCGGCCCGCACGCCCCTGCTGCCCGAAGCGCTGCTGTGGCAACGCCCCGTTCCCCGTCCGGGTCCAGCGGGCGGGCCATAA
- a CDS encoding STM4013/SEN3800 family hydrolase — MNEIVGRDDLLLLTLDTLRHDVAVELAAAGRIPNLARHLPQGVWEEAHAPGSFTYASHQAMFAGFLPTPARPGPHPRLFAARFAGSETTAGRTYVFDTPDLVSGLAAAGYRTVCVGGVGFFNKQGALGGVLPGMFQESHWEPAFGVASPTSFEAQVERAEQVVAALPAEQRLFLFVNASALHQPNWFHLPGATAEAGDTRATHAAALEYVDRHIGRLLTAMSSRRRCFAIVCSDHGTTYGDDGYTGHRLAHEAVWTVPYAHFFLEPSA, encoded by the coding sequence ATGAACGAGATCGTCGGCCGCGACGACCTGCTCCTGCTCACCCTGGACACCCTGCGCCACGACGTCGCCGTCGAACTGGCCGCCGCCGGGCGCATCCCGAACCTGGCCCGGCACCTGCCCCAGGGGGTCTGGGAGGAGGCGCACGCCCCCGGCAGCTTCACCTACGCCTCCCATCAGGCGATGTTCGCCGGCTTCCTGCCCACCCCCGCCCGGCCGGGCCCGCATCCGCGCCTGTTCGCCGCCCGCTTCGCCGGCAGCGAGACGACCGCCGGCCGCACCTACGTCTTCGACACCCCCGACCTGGTGTCCGGCCTTGCCGCGGCCGGGTACCGCACGGTGTGTGTCGGAGGCGTCGGCTTCTTCAACAAGCAGGGCGCGCTGGGCGGCGTACTCCCCGGCATGTTCCAGGAGAGCCACTGGGAACCGGCCTTCGGCGTCGCGTCGCCCACCTCCTTCGAGGCCCAGGTCGAGCGGGCCGAACAGGTCGTCGCCGCGCTCCCCGCCGAACAGCGGCTGTTCCTCTTCGTCAACGCCTCCGCGCTGCACCAGCCCAACTGGTTCCACCTGCCCGGTGCCACCGCCGAGGCGGGCGACACGCGCGCCACCCACGCGGCCGCCCTCGAATACGTCGACCGGCACATCGGCCGGCTCCTCACCGCCATGAGTTCCCGCCGCCGCTGCTTCGCCATCGTCTGCTCCGACCACGGCACCACCTACGGCGACGACGGCTACACCGGCCACCGCCTCGCCCACGAGGCCGTCTGGACCGTGCCGTACGCCCACTTCTTCCTGGAGCCGTCCGCATGA
- a CDS encoding DUF6745 domain-containing protein, protein MTDIDVWRAAAAATGPADRAAAEAGVRLAYRAAGLAEPERIVWADSPRAAARLLVGDGGPCGPAARGRGVREAVRSAPWAAERERTQRRLGPQGWGRHWSATGGRLWEHTERLAERVRTGLVEELTAGAEAPAAEERRLRLLLLDAVLGQHDAAWLCAFDTREGTPLHGLGVLARSAGWWWPYERLAVLCERPVELHRDEAGRLDRGDGPALAFPDGFALHAWRGMPVPADFLAGLGTLTPERIREEENTELRRVMLEFYGYDRYLRESGATPVHRDETGLLWRIPMPGDEAVAMVEVVNSTPEPDGTSRTYWLRVPPTTRTARQGVAWTFGLGPEAYAPLRET, encoded by the coding sequence TTGACGGACATCGACGTGTGGAGGGCGGCCGCGGCGGCCACCGGGCCGGCCGACCGCGCGGCTGCGGAAGCCGGGGTGCGCCTCGCCTACCGGGCCGCGGGCCTGGCGGAGCCGGAGCGGATCGTCTGGGCGGACTCGCCCCGGGCGGCGGCGCGCCTGCTCGTCGGGGACGGCGGGCCGTGCGGGCCGGCCGCGCGCGGGCGCGGCGTACGGGAGGCGGTGCGCAGCGCGCCGTGGGCGGCCGAGCGGGAGCGGACGCAGCGGCGGCTCGGCCCGCAGGGCTGGGGGCGGCACTGGAGCGCGACGGGCGGCCGCCTGTGGGAGCACACGGAACGCCTGGCGGAGCGGGTCCGCACCGGCCTCGTCGAGGAGTTGACGGCCGGAGCCGAGGCTCCGGCGGCCGAGGAGCGGCGGCTGCGCCTGCTGCTCCTGGACGCGGTGCTCGGGCAGCACGACGCGGCCTGGCTGTGCGCCTTCGACACACGGGAGGGCACCCCGCTGCACGGGCTCGGCGTCCTGGCCCGCTCGGCCGGCTGGTGGTGGCCCTACGAACGCCTCGCCGTGCTGTGCGAGCGGCCGGTGGAGCTGCACCGCGACGAGGCGGGCCGGCTGGACCGCGGGGACGGCCCGGCGCTGGCGTTCCCCGACGGGTTCGCGCTGCACGCGTGGCGGGGCATGCCCGTTCCGGCCGACTTCCTGGCGGGCCTCGGCACGCTGACGCCGGAGCGGATCCGGGAGGAGGAGAATACCGAACTGCGCCGGGTGATGCTGGAGTTCTACGGTTACGACCGCTACCTGCGGGAGTCGGGGGCCACCCCTGTGCACCGGGACGAGACGGGTCTCCTGTGGCGCATACCCATGCCGGGCGACGAGGCCGTCGCGATGGTGGAGGTCGTCAACTCGACGCCGGAGCCGGACGGCACCAGCCGCACCTACTGGCTGCGGGTACCGCCGACGACCCGCACGGCCCGCCAGGGCGTGGCCTGGACGTTCGGCCTCGGACCCGAGGCGTACGCACCACTTCGCGAGACCTGA
- a CDS encoding ABC transporter ATP-binding protein gives MKTADSQRPRPGSDILRTALRRNIGAMAGGTVLMGLYQAGETAFPIALGLIVEHTMQDRSPGALALSIGVLAVIITTVSLSWRFGMRVLQKANTTEAHRWRVRVADCGLEPVARDAGLKTGEVLTIATEDADQTADIIEVVPLLMSSLVAVLVAAVALGLADIRLGLLVIVGTALILSVLSVMSRRIGSSTREQQARVARAGAKVADLITGLRPLHGFGGNHAAFRSYRRVSTEAKHQAITVAGVNGAYAGTATALNAALAAAVTLTAGWLAFDGRINVGELVMAVGLAQFIMEPLKLFSDMPKYVMTARASAERMALVLVAPPVAAHGAERPAAGGDLEIDCVRYGALRALKFQVPAGEFVAIAAYQPRAAADLAAILAVRVPPHEYEGAVRVGGEELAALSVEAVREHMLVNPYDGEIFAGTLRTNIDPSGTSRTVAEAVEASLLTDVVALHREGLDRGVRDRGANLSGGQRQRLSLARALAADSDILVLHDPTTAVDAVTEQLVARNIAKLRRGRTTVVITSSPALLDAADRVLVLDDGVITAEDTHRNLLAADAEYGLAVAR, from the coding sequence ATGAAAACTGCTGACTCCCAGCGGCCCCGACCGGGGTCCGACATCCTCAGGACCGCCCTGCGCCGCAACATCGGCGCCATGGCCGGGGGCACCGTCCTCATGGGCCTCTACCAGGCCGGTGAGACCGCCTTCCCCATCGCGCTCGGCCTGATCGTCGAGCACACGATGCAGGACCGCAGCCCCGGCGCGCTCGCCCTGTCGATCGGCGTCCTGGCCGTGATCATCACGACGGTCTCGCTGTCGTGGCGGTTCGGCATGCGCGTCCTGCAGAAGGCCAACACGACGGAGGCGCACCGCTGGCGGGTACGGGTCGCGGACTGCGGGCTGGAGCCGGTCGCCAGGGACGCCGGCCTCAAGACCGGCGAGGTGCTCACCATCGCCACCGAGGACGCCGACCAGACGGCCGACATCATCGAGGTGGTGCCGCTGCTCATGAGTTCACTGGTCGCGGTGCTGGTCGCGGCCGTCGCGCTGGGGCTGGCCGACATCCGGCTCGGCCTGCTGGTGATCGTGGGAACCGCGCTGATCCTCTCCGTCCTGAGCGTGATGTCCCGGCGGATCGGCTCCAGTACCCGCGAACAGCAGGCCCGGGTGGCCCGGGCGGGCGCGAAGGTGGCCGACCTGATCACCGGCCTGCGCCCGCTGCACGGCTTCGGCGGCAACCACGCGGCCTTCCGGTCCTACCGGAGGGTCAGCACGGAGGCCAAGCACCAGGCGATCACCGTGGCCGGGGTGAACGGCGCCTACGCGGGAACCGCGACGGCCCTCAACGCGGCGCTCGCCGCCGCCGTGACCCTGACGGCCGGCTGGCTGGCCTTCGACGGCCGGATCAACGTCGGGGAGCTCGTCATGGCCGTGGGCCTCGCCCAGTTCATCATGGAACCGCTGAAGCTGTTCTCGGACATGCCCAAGTACGTGATGACGGCCCGCGCGTCGGCCGAGCGGATGGCACTGGTGCTGGTCGCGCCCCCGGTGGCGGCCCACGGCGCGGAGCGCCCGGCCGCCGGCGGCGACCTGGAGATCGACTGCGTCCGGTACGGGGCCCTGCGCGCCCTGAAGTTCCAGGTGCCGGCGGGCGAGTTCGTCGCGATCGCCGCCTACCAGCCGCGCGCGGCGGCCGACCTGGCCGCGATCCTGGCCGTGCGGGTCCCGCCGCACGAGTACGAGGGAGCGGTGCGGGTCGGCGGGGAGGAGCTCGCCGCCCTGTCGGTCGAGGCGGTCCGTGAGCACATGCTGGTCAACCCGTACGACGGGGAGATCTTCGCGGGCACCCTCCGCACGAACATCGACCCGTCCGGCACCAGCCGCACGGTCGCCGAGGCCGTCGAGGCGTCCCTGCTGACCGACGTCGTCGCCCTCCACCGCGAAGGACTCGACCGCGGCGTCCGCGACCGCGGCGCGAACCTCTCGGGCGGACAGCGCCAACGGCTGTCCCTGGCCCGCGCCCTCGCCGCCGACTCCGACATCCTCGTCCTGCACGACCCGACCACGGCCGTCGACGCGGTCACCGAGCAGCTCGTCGCACGCAACATCGCGAAGCTGCGCCGGGGCCGCACCACCGTCGTGATCACCAGCAGCCCGGCCCTCCTGGACGCCGCCGACCGGGTGCTTGTCCTGGACGACGGGGTCATCACGGCGGAGGACACCCACCGCAACCTCCTTGCCGCGGACGCGGAGTACGGCCTGGCGGTGGCCCGCTGA
- a CDS encoding alpha/beta hydrolase-fold protein, with amino-acid sequence MTVEQEHPFAAFGLPGEPGSEVFWASAGSPASVPADGGGGWVTLFLWRGSAARIGFESWSPDVPLRRWGDTDCWYAEVRMPVRLRVTYRFLVGDTAYADPFNPVGAGGDRSLAATPDAPAQPHWPALRADDVLPVPPARVRWASKRLGGRRTVRIHPAGGGGPVVLLLDGDDWLYLHPAATAFDSAVASGEMPPVTLVFLPSKDREAEFGCRPDLWEAVRDELLPLVAQSGVPADQDRLVVAGQSLGGLSAVYAALEFPELVSRVACQSASLWWTPGAVVSADPLGGPVGGTVAACLRERRPDLSGLRIAFDVGEHETRMLPHCALVETLTERAGATVRASRSASAHDRAGWRQALLRDVAWALG; translated from the coding sequence ATGACCGTGGAGCAGGAGCACCCCTTCGCCGCGTTCGGGCTGCCCGGCGAACCGGGTTCCGAGGTGTTCTGGGCGTCGGCGGGGTCGCCCGCGTCGGTGCCGGCCGACGGCGGCGGCGGTTGGGTGACGCTGTTCCTGTGGCGGGGCTCCGCGGCCCGCATCGGCTTCGAGAGCTGGTCGCCGGACGTCCCCCTGCGCCGCTGGGGCGACACGGACTGCTGGTACGCGGAGGTGCGCATGCCGGTGCGGCTGCGGGTGACCTACCGGTTCCTCGTGGGCGACACCGCGTACGCCGACCCGTTCAACCCGGTCGGGGCGGGTGGCGACCGGTCCCTGGCCGCCACCCCGGACGCCCCGGCCCAACCGCACTGGCCCGCCCTCCGCGCCGACGACGTGCTGCCCGTCCCGCCGGCCCGGGTCCGCTGGGCGAGCAAGCGGCTCGGCGGGCGGCGGACCGTACGGATCCACCCGGCGGGCGGCGGCGGACCCGTGGTGCTGCTCCTCGACGGGGACGACTGGCTGTACCTGCACCCGGCGGCGACCGCCTTCGACTCCGCCGTCGCCAGTGGCGAGATGCCTCCCGTCACCCTCGTCTTCCTGCCGTCGAAGGACCGGGAGGCCGAGTTCGGGTGCCGGCCGGATCTGTGGGAGGCGGTCCGCGACGAACTGCTGCCGCTGGTCGCGCAGTCCGGTGTGCCCGCGGACCAGGACCGGCTGGTGGTCGCCGGGCAGAGTCTCGGCGGGCTGAGCGCGGTGTACGCGGCGCTGGAGTTCCCGGAGCTGGTGTCCCGGGTCGCCTGCCAGTCTGCGTCGCTGTGGTGGACACCCGGCGCGGTCGTGTCGGCGGACCCCCTGGGCGGCCCGGTCGGCGGTACCGTCGCCGCCTGTCTGCGGGAGCGCCGCCCCGACCTGTCCGGTCTGCGGATCGCCTTCGACGTGGGGGAGCACGAGACGCGGATGCTGCCCCACTGCGCGCTGGTCGAGACCCTGACCGAGCGGGCCGGAGCGACCGTGCGGGCCTCACGGTCGGCGTCGGCCCACGACCGGGCGGGCTGGCGCCAGGCCCTGCTCCGGGACGTGGCCTGGGCGCTCGGCTGA
- a CDS encoding STM4012 family radical SAM protein, with translation MTALAPAPIAATAPPGIRPYTAYVYAYPHKTAYRPLPDPPLLRDLWRGERKDALSLYLHIPFCEVRCGFCNLFTRIGAPDGLTGRYLDALERQATAVRDALGDDGPVTFANAAFGGGTPTFLTASELERLCDIAEHRMGADLRAVPLSVETSPATATADRLAVLAERGATRVSIGVQSFVAEEARAAVRPQRRADVEAALGRIRDARVPVLNIDLIYGIDGQTPATWRTSLDAALAWRPEELYLYPLYVRPLTGLARRTALTDRAWDEQRLDLYRRGRDHLLAHGYEQVSMRMFRLAGTAPRGPDDHACQTDGMIGLGCGARSYTSALHYSFDYAVDMGEIRGIIDDYTATADFTRAVHGRPTNGDEARRRHLLQSLLQAQGMPVADYRERFGAGPHEDFPAELAAFAARGWLDQDGAGPLLRLSPEGLAHSDALGPELFSPAVRAAMAAYEAK, from the coding sequence ATGACCGCCCTCGCGCCCGCCCCGATCGCGGCCACCGCGCCGCCCGGGATCCGCCCGTACACCGCCTACGTGTACGCCTACCCCCACAAGACCGCCTACCGGCCGCTGCCCGACCCGCCCCTCCTGCGGGACCTGTGGCGGGGCGAACGCAAGGACGCCCTCTCCCTCTACCTGCACATACCCTTCTGCGAGGTCCGCTGCGGCTTCTGCAACCTCTTCACCCGCATCGGCGCCCCCGACGGGCTCACCGGCCGCTACCTCGACGCCCTGGAGCGCCAGGCCACCGCCGTCCGCGACGCCCTCGGCGACGACGGCCCGGTCACCTTCGCCAACGCCGCCTTCGGCGGCGGGACGCCCACCTTCCTGACAGCCTCCGAACTGGAACGGCTCTGCGACATCGCCGAGCACCGGATGGGCGCCGACCTGCGCGCCGTCCCGCTCTCCGTCGAGACGTCCCCGGCCACCGCCACCGCCGACCGGCTGGCCGTCCTCGCCGAGCGCGGCGCCACCCGCGTCAGCATCGGCGTCCAGAGCTTCGTCGCCGAGGAGGCCCGGGCCGCCGTACGCCCCCAGCGCCGCGCCGATGTCGAGGCGGCGCTCGGCCGCATCCGCGACGCCCGCGTCCCGGTCCTCAACATCGACCTCATCTACGGCATCGACGGCCAGACCCCCGCCACCTGGCGGACCTCCCTGGACGCCGCCCTGGCCTGGCGTCCGGAGGAGCTGTACCTGTACCCCCTGTACGTACGCCCCCTCACCGGGCTCGCCCGGCGCACCGCCCTCACCGACCGGGCCTGGGACGAGCAGCGCCTGGACCTCTACCGGAGAGGCCGCGACCACCTCCTCGCGCACGGCTACGAGCAGGTGTCGATGCGCATGTTCCGGCTGGCCGGCACGGCGCCCCGGGGACCGGACGACCACGCCTGCCAGACCGACGGCATGATCGGCCTGGGCTGCGGGGCCCGTTCCTACACCTCCGCGCTGCACTACTCGTTCGACTACGCGGTCGACATGGGCGAGATCCGCGGGATCATCGACGACTACACCGCCACCGCCGACTTCACCCGTGCCGTCCACGGCCGTCCCACCAACGGCGACGAGGCCCGCCGCCGCCACCTCCTGCAGTCGCTGCTCCAGGCGCAGGGCATGCCGGTCGCCGACTACCGCGAGCGGTTCGGCGCCGGGCCGCACGAGGACTTCCCCGCCGAACTGGCCGCGTTCGCCGCCCGCGGCTGGCTCGACCAGGACGGCGCGGGCCCGCTGCTGCGCCTGTCCCCCGAGGGCCTGGCCCACTCCGACGCGCTCGGCCCCGAGCTGTTCTCGCCGGCCGTACGGGCCGCGATGGCCGCCTACGAGGCCAAGTAG
- a CDS encoding STM4015 family protein, translated as MSYPRHLTESCGLPVFDFPTPEDAETTRLPAADAVAWRISSDSYDSEESWTEAFARFGTAVDTTRVRAIVVGSWEEAYESGPEEIISALLEARPRLPALRGLFLGDMESEQCEISWITQGDVGPLLDGFPELEEFGVRGGSGLVFPALTHHRLRSLTVETGGMPAEAVRGVAASDLPALEHLDLWLGTSNYGGDAAVTDVAPILDGDRLPRLRHLGLRNSDIQDEIAAAAASAPVVARLETFDLSMGVLTDQGGAALLAGQPLTHLNKLDLHHNYLGAPLRERLQEVLGGAGVTLDLDRGRADEDEYDGRTWRYVAVGE; from the coding sequence ATGAGTTACCCGAGACACCTGACGGAATCGTGCGGGCTGCCCGTCTTCGACTTCCCGACCCCCGAGGACGCGGAGACGACCCGGCTGCCCGCCGCGGACGCCGTCGCGTGGCGGATCTCCAGCGACAGCTACGACAGCGAGGAGAGCTGGACCGAGGCGTTCGCCCGGTTCGGCACCGCGGTCGACACCACCCGGGTCCGGGCGATCGTCGTCGGCTCCTGGGAGGAGGCCTACGAGAGCGGGCCCGAGGAGATCATCAGCGCCCTCCTCGAAGCGCGCCCCCGCCTGCCCGCCCTGCGGGGGCTGTTCCTCGGGGACATGGAGTCCGAGCAGTGCGAGATCTCGTGGATCACCCAGGGTGACGTCGGCCCGCTCCTCGACGGCTTCCCGGAGCTGGAGGAGTTCGGCGTGCGCGGCGGCTCGGGGCTGGTCTTCCCCGCCCTCACGCACCACAGGCTGCGCTCCCTGACCGTGGAGACCGGCGGTATGCCCGCCGAGGCGGTCCGCGGTGTCGCCGCCAGCGACCTGCCCGCCCTGGAGCACCTCGACCTGTGGCTCGGCACGAGCAACTATGGCGGGGACGCGGCGGTCACCGACGTGGCGCCGATCCTCGACGGCGACCGGCTGCCGCGCCTGCGTCACCTGGGCCTGCGCAACAGCGACATCCAGGACGAGATCGCCGCGGCCGCCGCGTCCGCTCCGGTCGTCGCCCGCCTGGAGACCTTCGACCTGTCCATGGGCGTCCTCACCGACCAGGGCGGCGCCGCCCTGCTCGCCGGCCAGCCCCTGACGCACCTCAACAAGCTCGACCTGCACCACAACTACCTGGGTGCGCCGCTGCGCGAGCGCCTCCAGGAGGTCCTCGGCGGTGCCGGTGTCACCCTCGACCTGGACCGCGGCCGCGCCGACGAGGACGAGTACGACGGCCGCACCTGGCGCTACGTCGCCGTCGGCGAGTAG